One window of the Chitinophaga niabensis genome contains the following:
- a CDS encoding fumarate reductase/succinate dehydrogenase flavoprotein subunit: MLNAKIPAGPMEAKWADYKSHVKLVNPANKRKLEVIIVGTGLAGASAAAALAELGYKVKAFCFQDSARRAHSIAAQGGINAAKNYQNDGDSVFRLFYDTVKGGDYRAREGNVYRLAEVSAAIIDQCVAQGVPFAREYGGLLSNRSFGGTQVQRTFYAAGQTGQQLLLGAYSALQRQVALGNVKLYSRHEMLDVVTIDGKARGIIARDLISGKLERHFGHAVLLCTGGYGNVFYLSTNAMGSNVTAAWKAHKRGAYFGNPCFTQIHPTCIPVSGDHQSKLTLMSESLRNDGRIWVPKKKDDNRKAVDIPEEERDYYLERRYPAFGNLVPRDVASRAAKERCDAGYGVGTSKMAVYLDYADAIVRYGQIEASKKGQDHASKEDIITWGKAVVAEKYGNLFDMYAKITGENPYEMPMRIYPAVHYTMGGLWVDYELMTTVPGLYALGEANFSDHGANRLGASALMQGLADGYFVIPYTIGNYLADEIHTKPIPLDHPAFVETEKAVQDQLNTLMNIKGEHSVDHFHKALGKIMWDKCGMARNEEGLKEAIKEIQALKAEFWRNVRIPGSQNEFNPELEKAGRVADFIELGELMCMDALQRRESCGGHFREESQEDGGEALRDDKNFQFVAAWEYKGPSSFELHKEALEFEIVKPTQRNYK, from the coding sequence ATGTTAAACGCAAAGATTCCTGCAGGCCCAATGGAAGCTAAGTGGGCAGACTATAAAAGCCACGTGAAACTGGTGAATCCGGCTAACAAACGTAAGCTGGAGGTAATTATAGTAGGAACCGGTCTTGCCGGAGCCTCTGCTGCTGCTGCTTTGGCTGAACTGGGGTATAAAGTAAAAGCGTTTTGTTTTCAGGATAGCGCCCGCCGCGCGCACAGTATTGCTGCGCAGGGAGGTATCAATGCTGCAAAGAATTACCAGAACGATGGAGACTCTGTTTTCCGTTTGTTTTATGATACAGTAAAAGGCGGTGACTATCGTGCCCGTGAAGGAAATGTTTACCGCCTGGCGGAAGTAAGTGCTGCCATCATTGACCAATGCGTGGCGCAGGGTGTTCCCTTTGCCCGTGAATATGGTGGATTGTTGAGCAACCGTTCTTTTGGTGGTACACAGGTACAACGTACCTTCTACGCCGCCGGCCAAACAGGTCAGCAATTATTACTGGGTGCCTATTCTGCGCTGCAACGTCAGGTAGCATTAGGTAATGTGAAATTATACAGCCGCCACGAAATGCTGGATGTGGTAACGATAGACGGCAAAGCCCGTGGTATTATTGCCCGCGATCTGATCAGTGGTAAACTGGAAAGGCATTTCGGCCATGCCGTATTGCTTTGCACAGGTGGTTATGGTAACGTGTTCTACCTGTCTACCAATGCCATGGGCTCAAACGTAACAGCAGCCTGGAAAGCACACAAACGTGGTGCTTACTTTGGCAACCCCTGCTTTACACAGATCCACCCAACCTGCATCCCCGTTTCAGGAGATCATCAGAGTAAACTCACCCTGATGTCTGAATCCCTGCGGAACGATGGACGCATCTGGGTTCCCAAGAAAAAAGACGACAATCGCAAAGCTGTTGATATTCCCGAAGAAGAAAGGGATTACTACCTGGAAAGAAGGTATCCTGCCTTCGGTAACCTCGTTCCCCGCGATGTGGCCTCCCGTGCTGCAAAGGAAAGATGCGATGCCGGTTATGGTGTAGGCACTTCCAAAATGGCGGTATACCTGGATTATGCAGATGCTATCGTACGTTATGGCCAGATCGAAGCCAGCAAGAAAGGCCAGGATCATGCCAGCAAAGAAGATATCATCACATGGGGTAAAGCAGTAGTAGCCGAGAAATACGGCAACCTGTTCGACATGTACGCCAAGATCACTGGCGAAAACCCATATGAAATGCCCATGCGTATCTACCCTGCGGTACACTATACCATGGGAGGTCTCTGGGTGGATTATGAACTGATGACCACTGTACCTGGTTTGTATGCACTGGGAGAAGCTAACTTCTCAGACCACGGTGCTAACCGCCTTGGTGCTTCTGCACTGATGCAGGGGCTCGCAGATGGTTACTTCGTAATTCCTTATACTATTGGTAACTACCTGGCTGATGAAATTCATACCAAACCTATTCCGCTGGATCACCCTGCTTTCGTTGAAACAGAGAAAGCCGTACAGGATCAGCTGAATACCCTGATGAATATCAAAGGAGAACATTCCGTAGACCATTTCCACAAAGCCCTGGGCAAGATCATGTGGGATAAATGCGGTATGGCCAGGAATGAAGAAGGACTGAAAGAAGCTATCAAAGAAATACAGGCGCTGAAAGCGGAATTCTGGAGGAACGTAAGGATTCCCGGCAGTCAGAATGAATTCAACCCTGAGTTGGAAAAAGCTGGCCGTGTGGCAGATTTCATTGAACTGGGTGAGCTGATGTGCATGGATGCCCTGCAAAGAAGGGAGTCCTGCGGTGGTCACTTCCGTGAAGAATCACAGGAAGACGGCGGAGAAGCTTTAAGGGACGATAAGAACTTCCAGTTCGTAGCTGCATGGGAGTATAAAGGCCCGAGCAGCTTTGAATTGCATAAAGAAGCCCTGGAGTTTGAGATCGTGAAACCAACCCAGCGTAATTACAAATAA
- a CDS encoding Gfo/Idh/MocA family oxidoreductase encodes MSDNSRRKFIKQLGSTAALIGAGSLSGLAADPAKQYIIQPAKHNISPNDKIRIAGIGMGIMGFGDVSTALKVPGVELVAVADLYDGHLEKAKTVYGNHIFTTRDYREILERKDVDAVIIATPDHWHDTQAIAAMEKGKAVYCEKPMVQQIEEGHKVIATQKRTKMVLQVGSQRVSSIALAEARKRYLAGDIGQLNMVEAKMDRHSALGAWQYSIPPDASPKTIDFDTFLKDTAKLPFDPVRFFRWRNYKAYGTGVPGDLFVHLITGLHFITGSKGPERIFASGNLVQWKDGRDVPDVMVAVFDYPATKEHPAFQMTLRVNFADGSGGGEYTRLIGTEGVLEMGWNDFKLKQHKVPKAPGYGGWDTYNTFTKAQQEEFAKQYNAKYSAADQAEHKPEESVYKAPAGYDDRYDHFVNFFESIRNGKPVVEDATFGLRAAGPALAVNESYFKKKVINWDPENMRII; translated from the coding sequence ATGTCAGATAATTCCCGCCGTAAGTTTATCAAGCAACTAGGCAGCACAGCAGCATTAATAGGAGCAGGTTCCCTCAGTGGCCTGGCCGCTGACCCTGCAAAGCAATATATCATTCAGCCCGCTAAACACAATATCAGCCCGAATGATAAGATCCGCATAGCAGGTATTGGTATGGGCATCATGGGCTTTGGGGATGTGAGCACAGCCCTGAAAGTACCGGGTGTGGAATTGGTAGCCGTGGCCGATCTGTATGATGGCCACCTGGAAAAAGCTAAAACCGTGTATGGTAACCATATTTTCACCACCCGTGATTACAGGGAGATCCTGGAACGGAAAGATGTGGATGCCGTGATCATTGCCACACCAGACCATTGGCATGATACCCAGGCTATTGCCGCCATGGAAAAAGGCAAAGCAGTATACTGCGAAAAACCCATGGTGCAACAGATAGAGGAAGGCCATAAAGTGATTGCCACACAAAAACGCACCAAAATGGTACTCCAGGTAGGCAGCCAGCGGGTAAGCAGCATAGCCCTGGCAGAAGCCCGGAAACGTTACCTGGCAGGGGATATCGGGCAACTGAACATGGTGGAGGCTAAAATGGACAGGCATAGCGCATTAGGCGCATGGCAGTATTCCATTCCACCGGATGCCTCTCCCAAAACAATTGATTTTGACACCTTCCTGAAAGATACAGCCAAGCTGCCTTTTGATCCCGTACGCTTTTTCCGCTGGCGGAATTACAAGGCCTATGGCACCGGGGTTCCGGGAGACCTCTTTGTACACCTCATCACAGGTTTGCATTTCATAACAGGCTCCAAAGGCCCTGAACGCATTTTTGCCAGCGGCAACCTGGTACAGTGGAAAGATGGCAGGGATGTACCGGATGTGATGGTAGCGGTATTTGATTACCCCGCTACTAAAGAACATCCGGCCTTCCAGATGACGTTGCGGGTGAATTTTGCCGATGGCAGCGGGGGAGGGGAATATACCCGCCTGATAGGAACGGAAGGTGTTCTGGAAATGGGATGGAACGATTTTAAGCTCAAACAGCATAAAGTACCCAAGGCTCCGGGTTATGGTGGCTGGGATACCTATAATACTTTCACAAAGGCCCAGCAGGAGGAATTTGCGAAACAATACAATGCCAAATACAGCGCAGCAGACCAGGCTGAACACAAGCCGGAAGAGTCTGTTTATAAGGCCCCTGCGGGTTATGACGACCGTTACGACCATTTCGTGAACTTCTTTGAGTCCATCCGCAACGGTAAACCCGTTGTAGAAGATGCCACCTTTGGTTTACGCGCTGCCGGCCCGGCTTTGGCAGTTAACGAAAGCTACTTTAAGAAGAAGGTGATCAACTGGGACCCGGAGAATATGCGAATTATCTGA
- a CDS encoding succinate dehydrogenase cytochrome b subunit: MKWSQFFNTSIGKKLLVGATGLFLCSFVIVHLAGNIALLKEDGGEAFNTYAAFMGHNPLIQFIAWGLKIIIIVHAFLAIQLTIRNRAARPVKYAVKPGNKTSSWYSRQMAVMGSILFIFIVVHLAQFWWRMHYGEMNVALYEGKEYGNLYEVVWFAFKESWIVALYVIGMFALAFHLIHGFKSSCQTFGLNHKKYNGIINFIGVWLFGVLIPLGFAVIPVVIYIKQI, translated from the coding sequence ATGAAATGGTCGCAATTCTTCAATACCTCTATTGGTAAAAAATTGCTGGTAGGTGCTACCGGTTTGTTCCTGTGCTCGTTTGTGATCGTGCACCTGGCCGGAAACATCGCATTGCTCAAAGAAGACGGAGGTGAAGCCTTCAACACGTATGCGGCCTTCATGGGTCATAATCCCTTAATCCAGTTCATCGCATGGGGGTTAAAGATCATCATCATCGTGCACGCATTCCTGGCTATTCAGCTCACTATTCGTAACAGAGCCGCACGCCCCGTTAAATACGCGGTGAAGCCCGGTAACAAAACATCTTCCTGGTATAGCCGTCAGATGGCTGTCATGGGCAGTATCCTCTTCATCTTCATTGTAGTTCACCTTGCACAGTTCTGGTGGAGGATGCACTATGGGGAAATGAATGTTGCGCTCTATGAAGGCAAAGAGTACGGCAACCTCTACGAGGTAGTATGGTTCGCTTTTAAAGAATCCTGGATCGTGGCGCTGTATGTGATCGGTATGTTCGCACTGGCTTTCCACCTGATCCATGGGTTTAAAAGTTCCTGCCAGACCTTTGGCCTGAATCACAAAAAGTACAATGGTATCATCAACTTCATCGGGGTTTGGTTATTTGGTGTATTGATCCCGCTTGGTTTTGCTGTTATCCCTGTAGTTATTTACATTAAACAAATCTGA
- a CDS encoding N-acetylglucosamine kinase, which yields MASKVKLVADSGSTKTEWCLMDGKERRTFFTQGMSPYFLTSLQIEELVRAELLPQLGDTMPDLVFYYGTGCGTEQNRNLVHKSLHGIWPHAKIEVNHDLMAAARALCGRSSGIVSILGTGSNSGYYDGKEIVKNNPGLGYILGDEGSGAFLGKKVVQYYLYQTFDDEMRFRFEQKFNVSQADILESVYRQPLPNRYLASFTPFLAENRGHYMIENILEDGLNEFFFTHLYKYSESWTSPLHFTGSIAWHFRDILEELCQLYELQLGRILKNPMDGLAVYHEE from the coding sequence ATGGCTTCTAAAGTTAAGCTGGTAGCGGATAGCGGTTCAACAAAAACGGAATGGTGCCTGATGGACGGTAAGGAACGCCGCACGTTCTTTACACAGGGTATGAGCCCTTATTTCCTGACGAGTTTGCAGATTGAGGAACTCGTACGGGCGGAACTGTTACCTCAGCTGGGTGATACCATGCCTGATCTCGTTTTCTATTATGGAACAGGATGTGGTACAGAACAGAACCGTAACCTGGTACATAAAAGTCTTCACGGCATATGGCCTCATGCCAAAATAGAAGTGAATCACGACCTGATGGCAGCAGCCCGTGCGCTTTGCGGCCGTAGCAGCGGAATAGTCAGCATCCTGGGAACGGGTTCCAATTCCGGTTATTACGATGGAAAGGAGATTGTAAAGAACAATCCCGGTCTGGGTTATATCCTGGGAGATGAAGGCAGCGGCGCATTCCTGGGTAAAAAAGTAGTACAGTACTACCTCTATCAAACCTTTGATGACGAAATGCGTTTCCGCTTTGAGCAGAAATTCAATGTCTCCCAGGCAGATATACTGGAAAGTGTGTACCGCCAGCCACTTCCAAACCGTTACCTGGCTTCATTTACCCCTTTTCTCGCAGAGAACCGCGGGCATTATATGATTGAAAATATACTGGAAGACGGATTGAATGAATTCTTCTTCACACATCTTTATAAATACAGTGAAAGCTGGACAAGCCCTTTACATTTCACCGGAAGCATTGCATGGCACTTCCGCGATATCCTGGAAGAACTGTGCCAGTTGTACGAATTACAGCTGGGCCGGATCCTTAAAAATCCTATGGATGGGTTGGCCGTTTATCACGAGGAATAA
- a CDS encoding S9 family peptidase: protein MKHYVFPLLAITTMMACNTTEKKIEQMNVTPPTVEKIKKELTANGDTRIDYYYWLNERENPKVIAYLTAENKYLDTMLSPVKGFREKLYEEMKGRIKEKDESVPYFENGYLYYTRFEEGQDYPIHCRKKGSGSAPEEVMLNVNDMAKGHEFFNVAGLNVSPDNKLLAYGVDTVSRRKYTLYVKNLETGELLKDVISETTGGSTWANDNKTLFYTRKNPTTLRSERIVKHLLGTAAAADMEVYFEKDETYNTYVYKTKSKKYIVIGSGSTLSSEYRILDADKPGGAFNVFHPREKDMLYDIDHRGDKFFIVTNWEAKNFRLMESPLDKTSKENWKEVIPHRSDVLLQGLDLFTDHMVLSERRNGLSQLRIINTTTKQEHYLDFGEPAYVAYSGTNPEMDSKILRYGYTSLTTPSSTFDYNMDTKEKELKKQQEVIGGYDPKNYVTERLMAKATDGTMVPISLVYKKGFEKNGQKPLLLYGYGSYGNSIEPTFSSNRISLLDRGFCYAIAHIRGGQEMGRYWYEDGKMFKKKNTFTDFIDCAEYLIAQKFTSKEHLYAMGGSAGGLLMGAVVNMRPDLWHGIVAAVPFVDVVTTMLDESIPLTTGEFDEWGNPKNKASYDYMKSYSPYDNVEKKAYPNMLVTTGLHDSQVQYFEPAKWVAKLRELKTDNNLLLMETNMEAGHGGASGRFKAIKDVALQYAFLLHLEGIDK from the coding sequence ATGAAGCATTATGTTTTCCCACTACTTGCCATTACCACTATGATGGCTTGCAACACTACAGAAAAAAAGATTGAGCAAATGAATGTGACGCCGCCGACAGTTGAAAAGATCAAAAAAGAATTAACGGCCAACGGAGATACCCGTATCGATTATTATTACTGGCTGAATGAACGCGAGAACCCAAAAGTGATCGCATATCTTACAGCAGAGAATAAGTACCTGGACACGATGCTGTCTCCCGTAAAAGGATTCAGGGAAAAACTGTATGAAGAAATGAAAGGCCGCATCAAAGAAAAAGATGAAAGCGTGCCCTATTTCGAAAACGGTTACCTGTATTACACCCGCTTTGAAGAAGGACAGGATTATCCGATTCACTGCCGCAAAAAAGGCAGCGGCAGCGCTCCTGAAGAAGTAATGCTGAATGTGAATGATATGGCAAAAGGCCATGAATTCTTCAACGTGGCAGGGCTGAATGTGAGTCCTGATAACAAGCTGCTCGCTTATGGCGTGGATACAGTCAGCCGCAGAAAATACACCCTGTATGTAAAGAACCTGGAAACAGGCGAATTACTGAAAGACGTGATCTCCGAAACAACCGGTGGTTCCACCTGGGCGAACGATAACAAAACATTGTTCTATACCCGTAAGAACCCCACCACGCTTCGTTCTGAAAGGATTGTAAAACACCTGTTAGGAACAGCAGCTGCTGCTGATATGGAAGTATACTTTGAAAAGGATGAAACGTACAATACCTACGTGTATAAGACCAAATCAAAGAAGTACATCGTGATCGGCAGTGGCAGTACGCTTTCTTCCGAATACCGTATCCTGGATGCGGATAAACCCGGGGGAGCATTCAATGTATTTCATCCCCGTGAAAAAGATATGTTGTACGACATTGATCACAGGGGTGATAAATTCTTTATCGTTACCAACTGGGAAGCAAAGAATTTCCGTTTGATGGAATCCCCGCTGGATAAGACTTCTAAAGAAAACTGGAAAGAAGTGATCCCTCACCGCAGCGATGTATTACTGCAGGGGCTGGACCTCTTTACAGATCATATGGTACTGAGCGAACGCAGGAATGGATTATCCCAGCTGCGGATCATCAACACTACCACCAAACAGGAACACTATCTTGATTTTGGCGAACCGGCATATGTAGCCTACAGTGGTACCAATCCTGAAATGGATTCTAAAATACTGCGTTACGGATACACTTCCCTCACTACGCCCAGCTCTACTTTTGATTACAACATGGATACAAAAGAAAAAGAGCTGAAGAAACAACAGGAAGTGATCGGTGGATATGATCCGAAGAATTACGTAACGGAAAGACTGATGGCGAAAGCCACAGATGGTACAATGGTACCCATCTCCCTGGTGTATAAAAAAGGGTTTGAGAAGAACGGCCAGAAACCCTTGCTGCTATATGGTTACGGCTCTTACGGCAACTCTATTGAACCAACATTTTCTTCCAACCGCATCAGCCTGCTGGACCGCGGATTCTGTTATGCGATTGCGCACATCAGAGGCGGACAGGAAATGGGAAGGTATTGGTATGAAGATGGAAAGATGTTTAAAAAGAAGAACACTTTTACGGACTTCATTGATTGTGCAGAATACCTGATCGCACAGAAGTTCACCAGCAAAGAACATCTCTATGCAATGGGCGGAAGCGCAGGCGGATTACTGATGGGTGCTGTGGTAAATATGCGTCCTGATCTCTGGCATGGTATCGTAGCTGCAGTACCTTTCGTAGATGTGGTGACCACTATGCTGGATGAAAGCATTCCTTTAACAACCGGTGAATTTGATGAATGGGGTAATCCAAAGAACAAAGCTTCTTATGATTACATGAAATCTTATTCTCCTTATGATAACGTGGAGAAGAAAGCATATCCTAATATGCTGGTAACAACTGGTCTGCATGATTCCCAGGTGCAATATTTTGAACCTGCGAAATGGGTAGCCAAGTTGCGTGAACTGAAAACAGATAATAACCTGTTACTGATGGAAACCAATATGGAAGCCGGCCACGGCGGTGCTTCCGGAAGGTTTAAAGCCATTAAGGACGTTGCATTACAATACGCCTTCCTGCTGCACCTGGAGGGAATCGACAAATAG
- a CDS encoding succinate dehydrogenase/fumarate reductase iron-sulfur subunit — protein sequence MKLTLKIWRQQNTQAKGKFESYEVPDVSKDMSFLEVFDVLNERLINEGKDPVAFDHDCREGICGACSMYINGRAHGPWNETTTCQLHMRAYNDGDTIVVEPWRAAAFPVIKDLTVDRSAFDRIIQAGGYISVNTGNAVDANAIPIDKFDADNAFAAAACIGCGACVAACKNSSAMLFTSAKVSQLALLPQGHPERKQRAMDMVAQMDKEGFGSCTNTGACEAECPKGISLTNIARLNREFIGAGLSSEK from the coding sequence ATGAAGCTCACATTAAAGATTTGGCGTCAGCAAAACACCCAGGCGAAAGGGAAGTTCGAATCCTACGAGGTTCCGGACGTTTCCAAAGACATGTCTTTCCTGGAAGTGTTTGATGTGCTGAATGAGCGTTTGATCAACGAAGGAAAGGACCCGGTTGCATTTGACCACGATTGCCGTGAAGGTATCTGTGGCGCATGCTCTATGTATATTAATGGCCGTGCACACGGTCCCTGGAATGAAACAACTACCTGTCAGCTGCACATGCGTGCATACAACGATGGCGATACCATTGTTGTAGAACCCTGGCGTGCAGCTGCTTTCCCTGTGATCAAAGACCTGACGGTAGACCGTTCAGCATTTGACCGCATCATCCAGGCAGGTGGTTACATCTCTGTAAACACAGGTAACGCCGTAGATGCCAACGCTATTCCCATTGATAAATTTGATGCGGACAATGCATTTGCAGCAGCAGCCTGTATCGGTTGCGGTGCTTGCGTCGCAGCTTGTAAGAACTCTTCTGCCATGCTGTTCACTTCCGCTAAAGTATCTCAACTGGCTTTATTACCACAAGGGCATCCTGAACGTAAACAACGTGCTATGGACATGGTAGCCCAGATGGATAAAGAAGGTTTCGGTAGTTGTACAAACACCGGCGCCTGTGAAGCAGAATGCCCTAAAGGTATTTCGCTCACGAACATTGCCCGCCTGAACCGTGAATTCATTGGAGCCGGTTTGAGCTCAGAAAAATAA
- the murQ gene encoding N-acetylmuramic acid 6-phosphate etherase, giving the protein MAFTKVTEQASNYHHLETMSIQEVLTNINSEDKTVPLAVEKAIPQITALTSAIADKMLAGGRLFYMGAGTSGRLGILDASECPPTYGVPQGLVVGLIAGGDSAIRRAVENAEDDREQGWRDLQQWAISDKDVVVGIAASGSTPYVLGALEACQKHGIITGSISCNPGSPVSQFADFPIEVVVGPEFVTGSTRMKSGTAQKLVLNMISTTVMIQLGRVEDNKMVNMQLSNEKLVDRGVKMVMEELELADYDTAKTLLLEFGSVKRAVDSRQ; this is encoded by the coding sequence ATGGCATTTACTAAAGTAACCGAACAGGCAAGCAATTATCATCACCTGGAAACTATGAGCATCCAGGAAGTATTGACCAACATTAATAGCGAAGACAAAACCGTTCCCCTGGCTGTTGAAAAAGCCATTCCACAGATCACTGCACTCACTTCCGCCATTGCAGATAAAATGCTGGCAGGAGGCCGTTTGTTCTATATGGGCGCTGGGACCAGTGGCCGCCTTGGCATCCTGGATGCTTCTGAATGCCCTCCCACTTATGGTGTGCCGCAGGGGCTGGTAGTAGGATTGATAGCAGGAGGGGATTCTGCCATCCGCAGAGCAGTGGAAAATGCGGAAGACGACAGGGAACAGGGCTGGAGGGATCTGCAGCAATGGGCCATCAGCGATAAAGATGTAGTGGTAGGCATTGCCGCCAGCGGAAGCACTCCTTATGTATTGGGTGCGCTGGAAGCCTGTCAGAAACATGGTATCATTACAGGCAGCATCAGTTGTAACCCCGGATCACCCGTATCCCAATTTGCAGATTTTCCCATAGAAGTGGTAGTAGGCCCTGAATTTGTAACCGGCAGCACCCGTATGAAAAGCGGTACCGCGCAAAAGCTGGTATTGAATATGATCTCAACAACTGTAATGATCCAGCTGGGCAGGGTAGAAGACAATAAAATGGTGAACATGCAGCTCAGCAATGAAAAGCTGGTGGACAGAGGGGTGAAAATGGTGATGGAAGAGCTGGAACTGGCTGACTACGATACCGCCAAAACCTTACTGCTGGAGTTTGGCAGCGTAAAAAGGGCAGTCGATAGCAGACAATAA
- a CDS encoding S41 family peptidase — MSDNRKLKVFLPLLFALVLALGMYLGHKMPAARNSDSAIFFSNKRGSLQEVMDLLKYKYVDTLDLGDAQEEAIEGLLSHLDPHSIYIPPAKVQAVNEDLDGNFEGIGVEFNIIRDTVNIMNVISGGPSDLAGVLTGDKILVVNDTVQVAGKNITNDKIRKLLRGPRNSIVKATMLRGSKKVDVNIKRGVIPLYSVDAAYITAPGTGYIKINKFSATTYTEFVQAVRKLQKEGMDKLIIDLRQNGGGLLDAATRIADELLDGNKLIVYTQGKSSPRQDYKCSKPGLFEKGGLTILVDEGSASASEVLSGAIQDWDRGEIIGRRTFGKGLVQEPFDLSNGGTLRLTIARYYLPSGRSIQKSYQNGREAYDEDIANRFNHGEFLNRDSIRPVDTIKYETAGGKTVYAGGGIMPDVFLPFDTTRYSAFLTELYTRNIFGDFIYEYYTANAASFSQYKDAATFNRQFQVDNSLINAFRAHAEAAKVSTAKMNAKDEAEIRVRIKALLARQLWRSEGFYMVSNTDDPVILKAVEEVKKLK; from the coding sequence ATGTCGGACAATAGAAAGTTAAAAGTGTTCCTGCCGTTGTTATTTGCCCTGGTATTAGCGCTGGGCATGTATCTGGGGCATAAGATGCCGGCCGCGCGCAACAGCGATTCCGCTATCTTTTTCAGCAATAAACGGGGGTCATTACAGGAGGTCATGGATCTTTTGAAGTATAAATATGTGGATACGCTGGACCTCGGTGACGCACAGGAAGAAGCCATTGAAGGATTGCTCAGCCACCTGGACCCTCACTCTATTTACATCCCGCCCGCCAAAGTGCAGGCTGTGAATGAAGACCTGGATGGTAACTTTGAAGGGATAGGCGTTGAATTCAATATCATCCGTGACACGGTAAATATTATGAATGTGATCAGCGGCGGGCCTTCAGATCTGGCAGGCGTGCTCACAGGAGATAAAATACTGGTGGTGAACGATACTGTTCAGGTTGCAGGTAAAAACATTACGAACGACAAGATCCGGAAACTGTTACGCGGCCCCCGCAATTCCATCGTGAAAGCGACCATGCTGCGTGGAAGCAAAAAGGTGGACGTGAATATCAAGAGAGGCGTTATTCCTTTATACAGTGTGGACGCAGCTTATATTACTGCTCCCGGCACCGGTTACATCAAGATAAACAAATTCTCCGCTACCACTTACACAGAGTTTGTACAGGCTGTGCGCAAGTTGCAGAAAGAAGGCATGGATAAACTGATCATAGACCTTCGCCAGAATGGCGGCGGTTTGCTGGATGCGGCTACCCGCATAGCAGATGAGTTGCTGGACGGCAATAAACTGATTGTTTATACCCAGGGCAAAAGCTCTCCCAGGCAGGATTACAAATGCAGCAAACCCGGTCTGTTCGAGAAAGGCGGCCTCACCATCCTGGTGGATGAAGGTTCTGCCTCTGCAAGTGAAGTGCTCTCCGGTGCTATACAGGACTGGGACCGCGGAGAGATCATCGGACGCCGTACTTTTGGTAAAGGCCTGGTGCAGGAACCTTTCGACCTCAGTAATGGCGGCACTTTACGTCTGACCATTGCCCGTTATTATCTCCCCTCCGGCAGAAGTATCCAAAAGAGCTACCAGAACGGCCGCGAGGCTTATGACGAAGATATCGCCAACCGCTTTAATCATGGTGAGTTCCTGAACCGCGACAGCATCCGCCCGGTTGATACCATCAAATATGAAACAGCGGGTGGTAAAACAGTGTATGCAGGCGGCGGGATCATGCCGGATGTATTCCTGCCTTTTGATACTACGCGTTACTCTGCTTTCCTAACGGAACTGTACACACGTAACATCTTCGGTGATTTTATCTATGAGTATTATACGGCCAATGCAGCATCCTTTTCACAATACAAAGATGCCGCCACTTTCAACCGGCAGTTCCAGGTAGATAATAGCCTGATCAATGCCTTCAGGGCACATGCTGAAGCTGCAAAGGTGAGCACCGCCAAAATGAATGCAAAGGATGAGGCGGAAATAAGGGTAAGGATCAAAGCCCTGCTGGCAAGGCAGTTATGGCGAAGTGAGGGATTCTATATGGTAAGTAATACAGACGATCCGGTGATATTAAAAGCAGTGGAAGAAGTAAAGAAATTGAAATAA